A DNA window from Synechococcales cyanobacterium T60_A2020_003 contains the following coding sequences:
- a CDS encoding ABC transporter ATP-binding protein, translating to MIEVEHLSKVYGTIPAIQDVTFSVESGEILGFLGPNGAGKTTTMRILSGYLPASGGTARIAGHDVHEESMAVRQRIGYLPENPPLYPDMTVEEFLYFVARLKRVPAGDRAKRVQAAIARCNLEEKQQTLIRKLSKGFRQRVGIAQAIVHDPPVIILDEPTVGLDPRQIIDVRNLIKSLAGQHTIILSTHILPEVSMTCSRVAIINRGRVVATNTPEELVQQLTGGQRYTLEVAGSPEAIQSVLQAVPGVTAVEAIAPSDESDRHQFQLDLAPDSDPGREIAAAVVQSGFGLYEMRRSRASLEDVFLQLTMTEKSTPESAAAIATAQQTPASGEDASTSERIDSAKPGSGFGGFFSRFRPAPSESQEAQVDEPASDNSEGADEHHG from the coding sequence ATGATTGAGGTTGAGCATCTAAGCAAGGTTTACGGAACGATTCCGGCAATCCAAGACGTGACCTTTTCGGTAGAGTCTGGCGAAATTTTGGGCTTCTTAGGGCCGAATGGTGCAGGCAAAACGACCACCATGCGGATTTTAAGCGGCTACCTACCCGCCAGTGGTGGCACGGCAAGAATCGCAGGCCACGATGTCCATGAGGAGTCGATGGCGGTGCGGCAGCGCATTGGCTATCTGCCAGAGAATCCGCCGCTGTATCCCGATATGACGGTTGAGGAATTTCTATATTTTGTGGCACGGCTTAAGCGAGTTCCTGCGGGCGATCGCGCCAAACGGGTGCAAGCGGCGATCGCCCGGTGCAACCTTGAGGAAAAGCAGCAAACGCTGATCCGTAAGCTCTCCAAAGGCTTTCGGCAGCGGGTGGGTATTGCCCAAGCCATCGTTCACGATCCGCCTGTAATTATTTTGGACGAACCGACGGTTGGGCTGGATCCACGCCAAATTATTGATGTTCGTAACCTGATTAAGAGTCTGGCGGGTCAACACACGATCATTTTGTCTACCCATATCCTGCCGGAAGTGAGCATGACCTGTAGCCGGGTCGCCATCATTAATCGGGGACGAGTTGTGGCGACCAATACCCCAGAGGAGTTGGTGCAGCAGTTAACCGGAGGGCAGCGATACACCCTAGAGGTGGCAGGTTCCCCGGAGGCTATTCAGTCGGTGCTGCAAGCGGTGCCGGGGGTCACGGCGGTTGAGGCGATCGCCCCATCGGACGAGAGCGATCGCCATCAGTTTCAGCTTGATCTCGCCCCCGATAGCGATCCCGGTCGGGAGATTGCGGCGGCGGTGGTGCAGTCTGGATTTGGTCTATACGAAATGCGGCGGAGTCGAGCCAGTTTGGAAGATGTGTTCCTCCAACTCACCATGACGGAGAAATCGACCCCAGAATCGGCAGCAGCGATCGCAACTGCACAACAAACACCCGCCTCAGGGGAGGATGCCTCCACAAGCGAGAGGATCGATTCGGCCAAACCTGGTTCTGGATTTGGGGGATTTTTCAGTCGGTTTCGACCTGCACCCAGTGAGTCCCAGGAGGCTCAGGTAGATGAGCCTGCATCCGATAATTCTGAAGGAGCAGACGAGCATCATGGATAA
- a CDS encoding ABC transporter permease, whose product MQSVFGSIIAIYRKELRSYFASPFAYVIAAVFWFLGALFFNSILGQLISSVALQDSLGGGSEPLDLPGQFLAIYLGILGSLSLFVLPMLSMGLYTEERKRGTLELLATSPIANWSVAVGKLLGAVTFYFTLTLPFMVYEAIAISAADPSMSFAQLLLGHLALILLAAAVLSLGMFISSLTDSAILAAILTFGLMLLLWVTDLISRSVSGPLGDAIGHLSLLNHYTQITQGVLDTSSLVWFASYIFLGVFLTAQSIEAFRFQRS is encoded by the coding sequence GTGCAAAGCGTGTTTGGCAGCATCATTGCAATTTACCGCAAAGAGCTTCGGAGCTACTTTGCCTCCCCCTTTGCCTACGTGATTGCGGCAGTCTTTTGGTTTTTGGGTGCGCTGTTCTTTAACTCGATTTTGGGTCAACTCATTTCCAGTGTTGCCCTCCAAGACAGTCTCGGCGGCGGCAGTGAACCACTGGATCTGCCAGGTCAGTTTCTGGCGATCTATCTGGGCATCCTGGGATCCCTATCCCTCTTCGTGTTGCCGATGCTATCCATGGGACTCTACACCGAGGAACGCAAGCGCGGAACTTTAGAACTCTTGGCGACTTCACCGATTGCCAATTGGTCGGTTGCGGTCGGCAAACTGTTGGGAGCGGTCACCTTTTACTTCACCCTCACCCTTCCCTTTATGGTGTACGAGGCGATCGCCATTTCAGCCGCCGATCCATCCATGTCCTTTGCTCAACTTCTGCTGGGACACTTAGCGTTGATCCTCCTTGCCGCTGCCGTGCTGTCGTTGGGAATGTTTATTTCGTCCCTAACGGATAGTGCAATTCTGGCGGCGATCCTCACCTTTGGCCTGATGCTTCTGCTGTGGGTAACAGACCTCATTTCCAGAAGTGTGTCCGGGCCATTAGGAGATGCGATCGGGCATTTATCGTTGCTCAATCACTACACCCAAATTACCCAAGGCGTGCTGGATACGAGCAGTCTTGTGTGGTTTGCAAGCTATATTTTTCTGGGTGTGTTCCTCACCGCCCAGTCCATCGAAGCCTTCCGATTCCAGCGCTCTTAG